One Nostoc sp. UHCC 0302 DNA window includes the following coding sequences:
- the glmS gene encoding glutamine--fructose-6-phosphate transaminase (isomerizing): protein MCGIVGYIGTQAATDILLSGLEKLEYRGYDSAGIATVWEGEVNCVRAKGKLHNLRSKLEQIETPSQIGIGHTRWATHGKPEEYNAHPHMDTAMRVAVVQNGIIENYRELREELKQKGHQFRSETDTEVIPHLIAEFLKNPPSPSLPLSPSPFLEAIRQAVNHLRGAFALAVISADFPDELIVVRQQAPLVIGFGQGEFFCASDTPAIVAYTRAVLPLENGEIARLTPLGVEIYNFAGDRLKKQPRLLNFNPAMVEKQGFKHFMLKEIHEQPGVVRASLEAYFNNLGQTERSPINLGLPEEFYTDLEQIHIVACGTSWHAALIGKYLVEQLAGISTQVHYASEYRYAPSPLTPNTLIVGVTQSGETADTLAALTMEKERRQGKEPKYQARLLGITNRPESSLGHLVPHIISTLAGIEIGVAATKTFVAQLMAFYALALDLAYRRQTVSLNTLENIINGLREIPQEIEATLAIQESLTAQLAHEFDETKDFIFLGRGINFPIALEGALKLKEISYIHAEGYPAGEMKHGPIALLDAKVPVVAIAVPGSVYEKVISNAQEAKARDSRLIGVTPVNDGEAAEIFNDLLPVSPVEELLSPLLTVVPLQLLAYHIAARRGLDVDQPRNLAKSVTVE, encoded by the coding sequence ATGTGCGGAATCGTTGGATATATCGGTACTCAAGCAGCAACAGACATTCTACTATCTGGGTTAGAGAAACTAGAGTATAGAGGTTACGATTCCGCTGGAATCGCCACTGTCTGGGAAGGAGAAGTAAATTGCGTACGGGCAAAAGGTAAACTGCACAACCTACGTTCAAAACTTGAACAAATAGAAACTCCTTCCCAAATTGGTATTGGTCACACTCGCTGGGCAACTCATGGGAAGCCAGAAGAGTACAACGCCCATCCCCACATGGATACGGCTATGCGAGTGGCGGTAGTGCAAAACGGGATTATTGAAAACTACCGCGAATTACGCGAGGAACTCAAACAAAAGGGACATCAGTTTCGTTCTGAAACCGATACTGAAGTTATTCCCCACCTGATAGCCGAATTTCTCAAAAATCCCCCCTCTCCCTCCCTCCCTCTCTCTCCCTCTCCTTTCCTAGAGGCAATTCGCCAAGCTGTAAACCATCTACGGGGGGCGTTTGCACTTGCAGTTATTTCCGCAGATTTCCCCGATGAACTAATTGTTGTCCGTCAACAAGCGCCTTTAGTGATTGGGTTTGGTCAAGGTGAGTTCTTCTGTGCTTCTGATACTCCAGCGATCGTTGCCTATACCCGTGCAGTGCTACCTTTAGAAAATGGCGAAATCGCACGTCTTACACCATTAGGCGTTGAAATTTATAATTTTGCTGGCGACAGGTTGAAAAAACAACCCCGGCTGCTCAACTTTAATCCAGCGATGGTAGAAAAGCAGGGATTTAAGCACTTCATGCTCAAGGAAATCCACGAGCAGCCGGGTGTAGTTAGAGCTAGTTTAGAAGCTTACTTTAATAATTTAGGGCAAACTGAGCGATCGCCAATTAATTTAGGCTTGCCTGAAGAATTTTATACTGATTTAGAACAAATTCATATCGTCGCCTGTGGTACTAGTTGGCACGCAGCGTTAATCGGAAAATATTTAGTTGAACAACTAGCAGGAATTTCAACTCAAGTACATTACGCTTCTGAGTATCGCTATGCACCCTCACCATTAACACCCAACACGTTGATAGTTGGGGTGACACAATCAGGTGAAACTGCTGATACGTTAGCAGCTTTAACAATGGAAAAAGAACGTCGCCAAGGTAAAGAACCTAAGTATCAAGCACGACTACTAGGCATTACCAATCGCCCAGAAAGTAGCCTGGGTCATCTAGTGCCGCATATTATTAGTACCCTAGCGGGAATTGAAATTGGGGTAGCGGCAACGAAAACTTTTGTCGCTCAATTAATGGCGTTTTACGCTTTGGCATTGGATTTAGCTTATCGCCGTCAGACGGTTTCACTTAACACATTAGAAAATATTATTAACGGTTTGCGCGAAATTCCTCAAGAAATAGAGGCAACTTTAGCAATTCAAGAAAGTTTAACCGCACAGTTAGCCCACGAATTCGATGAAACCAAAGATTTCATCTTTCTGGGAAGGGGGATTAACTTCCCCATTGCCTTGGAAGGGGCATTGAAATTAAAGGAAATTAGCTATATTCACGCTGAAGGATATCCTGCTGGAGAAATGAAGCATGGCCCAATCGCACTTTTAGATGCAAAAGTACCAGTAGTTGCGATCGCAGTTCCTGGTAGTGTATACGAAAAAGTGATTTCTAATGCCCAAGAAGCAAAAGCTAGAGATTCGCGTCTAATTGGGGTAACTCCAGTCAACGATGGTGAAGCAGCAGAAATCTTTAACGATTTGCTCCCCGTCTCGCCTGTAGAAGAGTTACTTTCTCCCCTCCTCACAGTCGTTCCCCTACAATTATTGGCTTATCATATTGCCGCCCGTCGCGGTTTGGATGTCGATCAGCCCAGGAATTTAGCCAAGTCTGTAACGGTAGAATAG
- the psaC gene encoding photosystem I iron-sulfur center protein PsaC, whose amino-acid sequence MSHTVKIYDTCIGCTQCVRACPTDVLEMVPWDGCKAAQIASSPRTEDCVGCKRCETACPTDFLSIRVYLGAETTRSMGLAY is encoded by the coding sequence ATGTCTCATACCGTAAAAATCTACGATACCTGCATTGGTTGCACCCAATGCGTCCGCGCTTGCCCTACTGACGTGCTGGAGATGGTTCCCTGGGATGGCTGCAAAGCTGCTCAAATTGCCTCTTCACCCCGCACAGAAGACTGCGTGGGTTGCAAACGCTGTGAAACCGCTTGCCCCACTGACTTTTTGAGCATCCGGGTTTACCTGGGCGCTGAAACAACTCGCAGTATGGGATTGGCTTACTAA
- a CDS encoding NAD(P)H-hydrate dehydratase: MTHNSALMQQYRQEQISQVVVTASQMHDVEARIFAAGMPVAALMEKVAGLIARRVQDIYPNSEQEKKARISPPLPSSPPPFSSSSRRVGILVGPGHNGGDALVVARELHFRGYAVWIYSPFSKLKELTSQHLQYAKSLGIPIEQELAQLLNSDFLIDGLFGFGLERNLTDAIASAINQLNESSIPIISIDLPSGLHTDTGEVLGTAIRATHTFCLGLWKQAFLQDQALDYLGKVELIDFDIPLADVQAVLGDTPKIKRITPATALSTLPLPRLPVTHKYKEGHLLLICGSRRYAGGAILTGLGARSSGVGMLSIAVPESLKPLLVSHLPEALIVGCPETETGAIAQLQLPENNDLSSFNAIACGPGLTRDATPVVQEVIASDSSLILDADGLNILAQMGAIPTLQKRQAVTVLTPHTGEFQRLFPDISDPKRDRVIVVQEAAAQTGAVVLLKGARTAIANPQGQVWINPGSTPALARGGSGDVLTGLLGGLLAQATTKQIPVEDIVATAAWWHSQAAILAAQERTELGVDAFTLTQYLLKAL, from the coding sequence ATGACTCATAACTCAGCACTGATGCAGCAATACAGGCAAGAACAAATTTCGCAAGTGGTAGTGACTGCTAGCCAAATGCACGATGTTGAAGCGCGTATTTTTGCAGCGGGAATGCCTGTAGCTGCTCTAATGGAAAAGGTTGCAGGATTAATTGCACGCCGGGTTCAAGATATCTACCCAAACTCTGAACAAGAGAAAAAAGCAAGAATTTCTCCCCCTCTCCCCTCCTCCCCCCCTCCTTTTTCCTCCTCCAGCAGGCGTGTGGGAATTCTCGTTGGCCCCGGTCATAATGGCGGGGATGCTTTGGTAGTAGCCCGTGAATTACATTTTCGCGGCTATGCGGTTTGGATATATTCTCCTTTTTCTAAACTTAAGGAATTAACTTCACAGCACTTGCAATATGCCAAAAGTTTAGGTATCCCAATTGAGCAAGAGTTAGCACAACTTTTAAACTCTGATTTCTTGATTGATGGCTTATTTGGATTTGGTTTAGAAAGAAACCTCACCGATGCGATCGCTTCTGCAATTAATCAACTAAATGAATCTTCTATACCAATTATTAGTATCGATTTACCTTCAGGTTTGCACACTGATACAGGTGAGGTATTAGGAACTGCTATTCGCGCTACTCACACGTTTTGTTTAGGTTTGTGGAAGCAAGCTTTTTTACAAGATCAGGCTTTAGATTATCTTGGCAAAGTTGAGTTAATCGATTTTGATATTCCTTTAGCGGATGTGCAAGCTGTTTTAGGCGATACACCCAAGATTAAGCGGATTACACCAGCAACGGCACTCTCGACTTTGCCTCTACCCCGCCTACCAGTCACCCACAAGTATAAAGAAGGACATTTATTACTAATTTGTGGTTCGCGTCGCTATGCTGGTGGAGCAATTTTAACTGGTTTGGGCGCACGTTCAAGTGGTGTGGGGATGCTTTCCATTGCTGTACCCGAATCGCTTAAACCGCTTTTGGTATCACATTTACCAGAAGCACTGATTGTCGGTTGTCCTGAGACAGAAACAGGAGCGATCGCTCAACTACAATTACCAGAAAATAACGATTTGAGTTCCTTTAATGCGATCGCCTGTGGCCCTGGTTTAACGCGAGATGCAACTCCAGTTGTCCAAGAGGTAATTGCAAGCGATTCCTCTTTGATTCTCGATGCCGATGGTTTGAATATTCTGGCACAGATGGGAGCAATTCCCACTTTACAAAAACGCCAAGCAGTAACGGTACTCACACCCCACACTGGTGAGTTCCAGCGATTATTCCCAGATATTTCCGATCCAAAACGGGACAGGGTGATAGTAGTGCAGGAAGCAGCAGCGCAAACTGGGGCAGTGGTATTGTTAAAAGGAGCGAGAACTGCGATCGCTAACCCTCAAGGTCAAGTTTGGATTAATCCTGGAAGCACTCCAGCTTTAGCACGTGGTGGCAGTGGTGATGTCTTAACTGGGCTATTGGGTGGATTGTTAGCGCAAGCAACAACTAAACAGATTCCTGTAGAGGATATTGTTGCAACCGCGGCTTGGTGGCATTCACAAGCAGCTATTTTAGCAGCCCAAGAGCGCACTGAGTTGGGTGTAGATGCCTTCACGCTCACCCAGTATTTGCTGAAAGCTCTATGA
- the mnmA gene encoding tRNA 2-thiouridine(34) synthase MnmA, which translates to MKKVVVGLSGGVDSSTAAAILHNQGYEVIGLTLWLMKGKGQCCSEGMIDAADICEQLGVPHQVVDIRDVFQTHIVDYLVTGYSAGITPLPCSQCNKTVKFGPMVQYAREQLGCDRIATGHYAQINYDEATGRYQLIRAVDRNKDQSYFLYDLSQDLLAATIFPLGELQKADTRRIATDYGLKTADKPESQDLCLVESNGSMRAFLDKYLAPKTGDIVDTTGKVLGQHDGVHHYTIGQRKGLGIAAAEPLYVIELDAVNNKVVVGDRTKVTQPECTVNRVNWVSIAEPSTPIRAEVQIRYRSTPEPVTVIPLENSRVRLVFDEPQFSITPGQAAVWYDGDKVLGGGIIEQFS; encoded by the coding sequence ATGAAAAAAGTCGTCGTTGGTCTTTCTGGTGGCGTTGACAGTTCCACCGCCGCCGCTATTTTGCACAATCAGGGCTATGAAGTAATTGGTTTGACGCTTTGGCTAATGAAAGGCAAAGGTCAGTGTTGCTCTGAAGGTATGATCGACGCGGCTGATATCTGTGAACAACTGGGGGTTCCCCATCAAGTTGTTGATATTCGGGATGTCTTTCAGACACATATTGTTGATTACTTGGTGACTGGTTACAGTGCTGGAATTACGCCTTTGCCTTGTTCACAGTGCAATAAAACTGTGAAGTTTGGGCCAATGGTGCAGTATGCTCGTGAACAACTAGGATGCGATCGCATTGCCACTGGTCATTATGCTCAAATTAACTATGATGAAGCTACTGGACGTTACCAATTAATTAGAGCAGTTGACCGTAACAAAGACCAGTCATACTTCCTCTATGATTTATCTCAGGATTTACTAGCGGCAACTATATTTCCTCTGGGAGAATTACAAAAAGCTGACACACGCCGCATCGCCACTGATTACGGACTGAAAACTGCTGATAAGCCAGAAAGTCAGGATTTATGTTTAGTGGAAAGTAACGGTTCCATGCGGGCATTTTTGGATAAATATCTTGCTCCCAAAACAGGCGATATTGTGGATACCACAGGCAAAGTTTTGGGACAGCATGATGGTGTGCATCACTACACAATTGGACAGCGCAAAGGCTTAGGTATAGCTGCCGCTGAACCCTTGTATGTGATTGAACTAGATGCAGTCAATAATAAAGTAGTTGTAGGCGATCGCACTAAAGTAACACAACCAGAATGTACAGTAAATCGGGTAAATTGGGTTTCCATTGCCGAACCATCAACCCCAATTCGTGCCGAAGTGCAAATTCGCTATCGTTCAACCCCCGAACCAGTTACAGTGATTCCTCTGGAAAATTCCCGCGTTCGTTTGGTATTTGATGAACCCCAGTTCAGCATCACCCCCGGACAAGCAGCGGTGTGGTACGACGGGGATAAAGTGTTAGGTGGCGGAATAATTGAACAATTTAGTTAG
- a CDS encoding FAD-dependent oxidoreductase codes for MREGSQQKRVVVVGAGWAGLGATYHLAKQGYDVTLLEAGPYPGGLVAGWKTGAGKSVEAGIHGFWYPYRNIFSLINQLGINPFTTWTRSSQYSPAGLEVESPIFQNLPRLPTPLGTFLYTQFQRLPLIDRLSALPLLYAVVDFDNSDAAWRRYDFVTARELFKDFGVSARLYKDAFEPMLLVGLFAPGEQCSAAAALGMLYFFILAHQPDFDVVWCRGTVGEKIFRPWVERIEKAGARVLPKRRVTDLIVDSNQRATGVVCGDEVFDADAVIFAVGITGMQKIVSTSPSLQSREEFRNLSNLGAVDVLATRLWFDRKINIPRPSNACFGLDATTGWTFFDLNVLHDEYHDEPGTVIEADFYHANQFLSLSDEEIAAIVQRYLATCIPAFRDAKVIDSSVIRLPNAVTHFAPGSYRYMLPAKTSFKNVFMSGDWIVNRHGSWSQEKAYVTGLEAANLVVSYLGEGQLSEILPVEEDEVHIQAARTLNQTVRDIGKSLLPEFWLP; via the coding sequence ATGAGAGAAGGGTCACAACAAAAACGGGTGGTAGTTGTAGGTGCAGGGTGGGCAGGTTTAGGAGCAACCTACCATTTAGCAAAACAAGGTTATGACGTGACACTTTTAGAAGCGGGGCCTTATCCTGGTGGACTAGTGGCAGGTTGGAAAACAGGGGCTGGGAAATCTGTAGAAGCGGGTATTCACGGCTTCTGGTATCCTTACAGAAATATTTTCTCCCTAATAAATCAATTAGGAATTAATCCCTTCACTACTTGGACTCGTTCCTCACAATATTCGCCAGCAGGTTTAGAAGTTGAATCACCGATTTTTCAAAACTTACCGCGACTACCCACGCCACTAGGAACTTTTCTCTACACTCAGTTTCAACGGCTACCACTAATTGACCGCCTTAGCGCCCTACCTTTGCTTTACGCTGTAGTTGATTTTGACAATTCAGATGCAGCTTGGCGACGTTATGATTTTGTAACTGCCCGCGAATTGTTCAAAGATTTTGGTGTTTCAGCAAGACTCTACAAAGATGCCTTTGAACCAATGTTATTGGTGGGCTTATTTGCCCCAGGTGAACAATGCTCAGCAGCGGCGGCTTTAGGGATGCTCTACTTTTTTATTCTGGCGCATCAACCTGATTTTGATGTGGTTTGGTGTCGAGGAACTGTAGGTGAAAAAATATTTCGCCCTTGGGTAGAACGTATTGAAAAAGCTGGTGCGCGAGTGCTACCAAAACGCCGAGTTACAGACTTAATTGTTGATAGTAATCAACGAGCAACAGGTGTAGTTTGCGGTGATGAAGTATTTGATGCCGATGCTGTGATTTTTGCAGTTGGTATTACAGGTATGCAGAAAATTGTCTCAACTAGCCCTAGCTTACAAAGCCGTGAAGAATTCCGCAATTTAAGTAACTTAGGAGCAGTTGATGTTTTAGCAACTCGGCTGTGGTTTGACCGCAAAATCAATATACCTCGTCCTTCTAATGCTTGCTTTGGATTGGATGCAACTACAGGATGGACATTTTTTGATTTGAATGTCTTACACGATGAATATCATGATGAGCCAGGAACAGTAATTGAAGCTGATTTCTATCATGCTAATCAGTTTTTGAGTTTGAGTGATGAGGAAATTGCCGCTATAGTTCAACGTTATTTAGCAACTTGTATACCAGCATTTCGAGATGCAAAAGTAATTGATAGTAGTGTTATTCGTCTACCAAATGCGGTAACTCACTTTGCACCTGGCAGCTATCGGTATATGTTGCCAGCTAAGACAAGTTTTAAAAATGTATTTATGAGTGGTGATTGGATTGTCAACCGTCATGGTTCCTGGTCTCAGGAAAAAGCTTACGTTACTGGTTTAGAAGCAGCGAATTTAGTGGTGTCTTATTTAGGAGAAGGTCAGTTATCTGAGATTTTACCTGTAGAAGAGGATGAAGTACATATACAAGCAGCAAGAACGCTCAATCAAACAGTACGTGACATAGGCAAATCTCTCCTGCCTGAGTTTTGGTTACCGTAA
- the rsgA gene encoding ribosome small subunit-dependent GTPase A, with protein MNLDYLGWSDFFAHSFELYRQQGFSVGRVAIEYRNIYTLYSEHGELSAEVTGKLRYQASQPEDFPAVGDWVVIHVRESEGKATIHEILPRKSKFSRKMVGGKTEEQIVAANIDTVFLVSGLDNDFNLRRIERYLILAWESGANPVIVLNKADLCNSLEECLAQVEAVAIGVPIVILSASNYQGLDALKPYLQPGQTVALLGSSGVGKSTITNQLKGASVQSVQQVRRGDNRGRHTTTHRELILLPTGGLIMDTPGMREIQIWAGDEGFQETFADIEILVQQCRFRNCQHDNEPGCAVQQALVEGKLDDSRFLSYQKLQKELNYLSRKQDQRAQLAEKERWKKIHRAMRNHNKH; from the coding sequence ATGAATTTGGATTACTTAGGCTGGAGTGACTTTTTTGCTCACAGCTTTGAACTCTATCGCCAACAAGGATTTAGCGTTGGTAGGGTTGCTATTGAATACAGAAATATCTACACTCTCTACAGCGAACACGGAGAACTTTCGGCAGAAGTTACAGGAAAATTGCGGTATCAAGCTTCTCAACCTGAAGATTTTCCAGCTGTGGGTGATTGGGTTGTTATCCATGTGCGAGAGTCAGAAGGGAAAGCAACTATCCACGAAATTTTACCCAGAAAAAGTAAATTTTCTCGCAAGATGGTGGGTGGTAAAACAGAAGAACAAATTGTTGCAGCTAACATTGACACCGTATTCCTAGTCTCAGGACTCGATAACGACTTTAACCTTAGAAGAATTGAGCGTTATCTGATTCTGGCTTGGGAAAGTGGTGCAAATCCGGTGATTGTTTTAAACAAAGCAGACTTGTGCAACTCACTGGAAGAATGCTTGGCACAAGTAGAAGCAGTTGCCATTGGTGTACCAATTGTGATTTTAAGTGCTAGTAATTATCAAGGATTAGATGCCTTGAAACCTTACCTGCAACCAGGACAGACAGTTGCTTTATTGGGGTCTTCGGGGGTTGGTAAATCCACCATTACCAACCAACTCAAGGGAGCATCTGTGCAATCTGTGCAACAAGTGCGGCGTGGTGATAACCGAGGTAGGCATACAACAACTCACCGCGAATTGATTTTGCTACCGACTGGCGGCTTAATTATGGATACTCCAGGTATGCGAGAAATCCAAATTTGGGCAGGTGATGAAGGGTTCCAAGAAACTTTTGCAGACATCGAGATTTTAGTGCAGCAATGTCGCTTCCGCAATTGCCAGCACGATAACGAACCGGGTTGTGCAGTGCAGCAAGCTTTGGTGGAAGGGAAACTTGATGACTCTCGGTTTCTTAGCTACCAAAAGCTGCAAAAAGAACTCAACTATCTGAGCCGTAAACAAGACCAAAGGGCGCAGTTAGCGGAGAAAGAACGATGGAAAAAGATTCATAGAGCGATGCGAAATCACAACAAGCATTAA
- a CDS encoding class I SAM-dependent methyltransferase, translating to MNQLANVKASLNDFELQDGIYFPSNYEQLNKTKHKQTWDKIGKTYYGSQKIEKVAEASPIKQDYTLLTGRPGGTWNKFPLNKSVDSILELGCGYGRAPLHLSKDKNLRCEKYYGIDISEPLLRRLIRVKQEYDFFPGAEFNLICNSAEILPLEDNSIDLVISNCVFMHIPDAQLRNLMAEIFRVLKPGGIFVFNHSFHNKSCPSHIIHNFIRKLNPFSRNPVYLKQYSGVEIEEMLADAGVKAKCPQYTVEPTEEYAILPETIKGIPLPFAKVFNRSLRPSDSMKANLAYGFSAYSTKLD from the coding sequence ATGAATCAATTAGCAAATGTCAAAGCCAGTCTAAATGATTTTGAGTTACAAGATGGTATTTATTTTCCCAGCAACTACGAACAGTTGAACAAGACTAAACATAAACAAACATGGGACAAAATTGGTAAAACATACTATGGTTCCCAAAAAATTGAGAAAGTTGCAGAAGCATCACCCATCAAGCAGGACTATACTCTCTTAACCGGCAGACCTGGAGGTACTTGGAATAAATTTCCTCTAAATAAATCTGTTGATTCTATTCTAGAACTAGGGTGTGGCTATGGCCGCGCTCCTTTACATCTTTCTAAAGATAAAAATCTGAGATGTGAAAAATATTATGGTATTGATATTTCTGAGCCTTTGTTGCGTCGCTTAATTAGAGTTAAACAAGAATATGATTTTTTCCCAGGAGCAGAATTTAACTTAATTTGTAATTCGGCGGAAATATTGCCTTTAGAAGATAACTCTATAGATTTAGTAATTTCTAATTGCGTTTTTATGCATATCCCAGATGCACAATTAAGAAACTTGATGGCTGAGATATTCCGTGTACTCAAGCCTGGGGGAATCTTCGTTTTCAATCATTCTTTTCATAACAAGTCTTGCCCTTCACATATTATCCATAATTTTATTAGGAAGTTAAATCCATTTAGCAGAAACCCAGTTTATCTGAAGCAATATTCAGGTGTTGAAATTGAGGAAATGTTAGCAGATGCTGGAGTAAAAGCGAAGTGTCCACAATACACTGTAGAACCAACAGAAGAATACGCAATTTTGCCGGAGACTATTAAAGGAATCCCGCTACCTTTTGCTAAAGTTTTTAATAGAAGTCTCAGACCATCAGATTCTATGAAAGCAAATTTAGCTTATGGTTTCAGCGCTTACAGCACTAAACTTGATTAA
- a CDS encoding cyclic nucleotide-binding domain-containing protein, with the protein MLSPVVTVSIFQKQAEPKVFAAGQVIFEEGQPGDVMYGIVEGKVEILVNDKVVETIQTGEVFGVGVLVGVGNRTYTAIAKTDSKLAFLDEKGFLFAVQETPMFSLKVMKSYSERLSRVEHLF; encoded by the coding sequence ATGTTAAGTCCAGTAGTAACAGTCAGTATCTTTCAAAAACAAGCCGAGCCTAAAGTCTTTGCAGCAGGTCAAGTCATCTTTGAAGAAGGACAGCCTGGTGATGTGATGTATGGCATTGTGGAAGGAAAAGTAGAAATATTAGTCAATGATAAGGTTGTAGAAACTATTCAAACAGGAGAAGTATTTGGTGTTGGGGTGCTTGTAGGTGTAGGAAATAGAACTTATACAGCAATCGCCAAAACAGACTCCAAACTTGCTTTTCTTGATGAAAAAGGATTTCTGTTTGCTGTTCAGGAAACACCTATGTTTTCTTTGAAAGTAATGAAAAGTTATTCAGAACGCTTGAGCCGGGTAGAACATCTGTTCTAA
- a CDS encoding peptidoglycan DD-metalloendopeptidase family protein, translated as MRASFLRKKQVLCSLCIAFCCILWFYLGLISVFPANATTSAQTIDNLRQQQQQMKQQRENVANERDRLTNLQQEAQKHLTGLEQNLQSTNNNIQVSESRLQLAIQRLKQLEADLVIAERSYEERQVATVARLRYLQRSPASAGWAVLLQSQNISDFISRRHQLKLVYRADRRILAKLSEKAKLINKQKTEVEQQKNEIALIREQMLAQKADYQNQAQSQSELIQRLNSDRLALEAAQNQLDMDSKNLSVLIQEKVAAARAREEAQAKTNSRTSVIIRGTGMLAYPSNASTSSPFGWRMHPILGYRRFHSGLDFAASYGSTIRAADSGTVIFAGWYGGYGRAVIIDHGNGITTLYGHTSQLYVSEGQTVQRGQAIAAVGSTGLSTGPHLHFEVRRNGTPVNPADYL; from the coding sequence ATGAGAGCATCATTTTTAAGAAAAAAGCAGGTTTTGTGCAGTTTGTGTATTGCATTTTGTTGTATTTTATGGTTTTATCTGGGGCTAATTTCAGTATTCCCAGCAAATGCGACAACATCCGCACAGACAATAGACAATTTACGGCAACAGCAGCAACAAATGAAGCAGCAGCGTGAGAATGTGGCTAATGAGCGCGATCGCTTAACAAATCTGCAACAAGAAGCCCAAAAACACCTGACTGGTTTAGAGCAAAATTTGCAAAGCACAAATAACAATATTCAAGTCAGCGAATCGCGATTACAACTCGCTATCCAACGCCTTAAACAGTTGGAAGCTGATTTAGTTATAGCGGAACGTTCATATGAAGAGCGTCAAGTAGCAACAGTGGCGCGATTGCGGTATCTTCAGCGATCGCCTGCATCTGCCGGATGGGCTGTTTTGCTCCAAAGTCAAAATATCAGTGATTTTATCAGCCGTCGTCATCAGTTGAAGTTAGTTTATCGAGCAGACCGACGAATTTTGGCGAAACTCAGCGAAAAAGCCAAGTTAATCAATAAACAAAAAACGGAAGTAGAACAGCAAAAAAACGAAATTGCTTTGATTCGCGAACAAATGCTGGCACAAAAAGCCGATTATCAAAACCAAGCACAGTCACAGTCAGAATTGATTCAACGCCTCAATAGCGATCGCTTAGCCTTGGAAGCCGCGCAAAACCAGCTAGATATGGATTCCAAAAATTTGTCAGTCTTGATTCAAGAAAAGGTAGCAGCAGCTAGAGCAAGAGAAGAAGCACAAGCCAAAACAAACAGCCGTACAAGCGTCATTATTCGCGGAACCGGGATGCTGGCATATCCAAGCAATGCATCTACTAGCAGTCCCTTTGGTTGGCGGATGCACCCAATTCTTGGCTATCGGCGTTTTCACTCAGGTCTCGATTTTGCCGCTAGCTATGGCAGTACAATTCGAGCAGCCGATTCGGGAACAGTGATTTTTGCTGGCTGGTATGGTGGTTATGGCAGAGCTGTAATTATTGATCACGGCAACGGCATAACTACACTGTACGGACATACCAGCCAATTGTACGTTTCCGAAGGACAAACAGTACAACGAGGACAAGCGATCGCTGCTGTCGGCTCCACAGGTTTATCGACAGGGCCACACCTCCACTTTGAAGTACGTCGCAATGGCACACCCGTAAACCCCGCAGATTATCTGTAG